The genomic region TGCGAGCATTCTGATCGAGGCTGCCGAGCACGGCCGCACGCGTTCGGTCCTGTTCTCGGGCGATCTCGGCAACGCCGGTCGTCCGCTGCTGCGGCTGCCGAGCCCTCCCGCTCGCGCCGACATTGTCGTCATGGAATCGACGTATGGAGACAGGTGCCATCGCTCGTTGAAAGACTCGATCGAGGAGCTTTACGGCGCGATCAGCGGCACGCTGGCGCGCGGCGGCAACGTCATCATTCCGACCTTCGCGCTCGAGCGTGCCCAGGAAATCCTCTATGTCCTGCATCAGGGGATAGAGCGGAGCAGGCTGCCGCCGGCCATGCAAATCTTCCTGGACTCGCCGATGGCGATCTCGGCGACCGAGATATTCAGGCGGCATTTCGAATGTCTCAGCCCCGAGGCTGCCTGCATGTTTCGCGAAGGGCGGGATCCACTGCAGCCGGCAAACCTGCATCTGGTCCGCGAGAGCGCCGATTCGGTCGCCATCAACAGGATAATCGGTGGCGCTGTCATCGTGGCCGGATCCGGGATGTGTACGGGTAGCAGAATTCGCCATCATCTCCGACACAATATCTGGCGCAAGGAATCGGCTATCGTGTTCGTTGGATACGCTGCCTCGGGAACGATTGCGCGGCAGATCATTGATGGAGCCACGTCCGTGCGGCTGTTCGGCGAAGACATTGCGGTTCGCAGCGCGATTTACACGATCAACGGATTTTCAGCTCACGCGGACCAGCAGGAGCTGCTTGCGTGGCGGCGCGCGATCGAGGGGTGCGAGGCAACGTTCCTGGTTCATGGCGAAGAGCCTGCGATGCAGGCGCTCGCTGCGCACTTGGAGGGACAGCGGGTCGAGCTGCCGCGTCTGGGCGACGTCTTTGATCTGTAGACGGCGAACCGGACATACGGCCAAACGAGCGTGCTGAGCTACTTGTCGCTTCAGCTCGCAGCCTTCATGTCCTCGGGAGATTCGACGTAGAAGCCGGTATAGGTATCCACGAAGCAGAGGTGGTCGTGCACCTTCTTGACGCCGGCAGTGTTCTCCGCGGCCACGATGGTCGCTTCGCGCGCATGGTCGCTGGTGACGATGCCATGCATATGGACAACGCCGCTGCGGACAGTGACCTCGAACCCGATGGGGCGCCAGCTCACGGCGTCGATCTGCCGGAGGATACGATTGCGGATATGATCGTCGTCTGCGGTCGGATCTGGGATCTCGTGCTCCAGACTGGCCACGGCCTGGAGCAAGTTCGACCGGGTCACGATGCCGACAAGGTCCTTGCCGCGCATCACGGGGAGGCGCTTGACATCGCTTTTCTCCATCAAATGCACCAGCTCATCGAGCGGCGTTTGTTCTTCGACTGTGACTGGATCCAGTGTCATCACGTCTTCGATCTTGCGACCGCGCTCGTGGACGAAGTCATCGGCTGCGCGGCCAAGTCCGAATAGGAACTGGAGGATGGCCGAACGCTTGCGCCCGGTCCCGATCTCGCCGCGGCGCAAGAAGTCGCTTTCCGAGACGATTCCCGTCAATTTGCCGTCGTCGACGACTGGCAGGCCGCTGATGTGGTTTCGAAGCATAATGTTGGCGGCATCCTCAATTGAGGTCCGAGGCGTAACGGTGATGACATTGTTGGTCATGATCTGGTGGGCGCCCATCAATGCCTCCGATGAGCCTGTCGATTACAAAGTAGTAGCTTTCGCGCGACATTCCTTTGACGAGGCTCAACCGCCTGCAATGGCGCGAACTAGATCTGGATCTGCGTGTCAGGAAGATCTGGATTGTTGTGACTGCTCCAGCCTATCGCGGGTGAGTCCGTCGTAGCGCCTGTAGCGCCAATGCTCTCAATCGCTTCGTCGCGATGCTTTCCGATCGGTGGATGGCGATCAGAAGCGACCCGAACAAGAAGATCATCATAATAGCCTTTGCTGTTTCACTGGCCATTGCAGAAACTCCGAATGCGCGGTGACTTGAAATTGAGCGCATCGCAGTGAGATAGCGTTGTTCTCGATCAACAAAGCGGCGAGCAATTTGGCGAGTTGCTCACGCCATCAACGATCACGAAGCGCCGGAAATGTTCCTCGCTTAGTCGCTTTCAGTGAGCCTGCTTCTCCAGCTCCTGATCGTCCGGAGATTTCAGGTAGAAGCCCGAGAAGCTATCGCCCCAGCAGAGGTGATCATGCACTTCGCGGACGCCGGGAACGTTCTCGGCCGCGACGATGGCGGCTTTGCGAAATCTGCTTTCGGTAATCACGCCGCTCAAGTGGACGATGCCGTCCCGGACGACGACGCTGAGTCCAAGCGGGCACCAGGCGTTCCGTTCTATCTCGTCCAGAATGCGCCGCCGGATCTGGTCGTCGTTCTCGGTCGGCGCAGGTACGTCGCGTGCAAGGATTGCCACCGTTCGCAGCAAGTTGCTGCGGGTGATGATGCCGACAAGCTTGCCACCGCGAACCACCGGCAGCCGCTTGACGTTGTTTTTCTCCATCAGTTCGACGACCGTCGCCAACGGTGCATCCTCGGCCACGGTGACCAGCGCGCGTGTCATGGTCTCCGATACCTTTCGTCCATGCTCGAATACGTAGTCCTCGGCCCACTTTCCCGGTCCGAGAATGAAGGTCATCAGCCAGTTGCGCTTCCTTTCGGTGCCGATCTCGCTGCGATGAAGAAAATCGCCTTCGGTGATGATGCCTACGAGCGCGCCGTCGTCATCGACCACCGGAAGCCCGCTGACATGGTACCGAAGCATGATGTTTGCCGCGTCGAGGATGGTGCAGTCCGGCGTTGTCGAGAGCACCTTGCGGGCCATGATCTGGTGCGCGTACATCCGAATGTCTCCCATCGTTCTGGAACGTGGTGCCTGACTCCAGATGCGGTGGGACGCGTTGATCTGACGCAAGCGGTAAATTGGGTGCGGTTTGATCTGGCGCAAATATCACACGCGATCGCTGCGTTACAAAGTGCGTGTCCTTGCAGGCCGAACACGCAGAGAGGCCAGATCGTGTTGCCGGGCTGCGTTGGATGAAGGGCGGCATTCGCCGTTACACCCCCGTCGGCGGAGCCGCCCTCCTCTGGACCGTTCCAATAGCGAAGACCGAGGGTCGCATGCAAAAGGACTATGCCGACGTCTGCAAGCATATCTCCAACAATCTGGGCCAGCTGCGCAAGGGCATTCCTGAAACCATGCGAGCGTTCTCGGCCATGGCGCAGGCGGCAACCGGAAATGGCGCGCTTGATGCACGAACAAAGGAATTGATCGCGCTCGCGCTGGGCGTTGCCGCCCACTGCGACGGCTGCATCGGCTTCCACGCCGAGGCCCTGGTCAAGCTTGGGGTCGGCCGCAAGGAGCTCGAGGAGACGCTCGGATTGGCGATCTACATGGGCGGTGGACCGTCCCTGATGTACGCCGCTGACGCGCTCGGGGCTTACGACCTGTTTCAGGAGCGCGCGGTGGTTGCCGAACCGGCAATGGATTGATCCGATTGACGCCACGCGCCGCGAGGCGTTGGCGAACTGCTGGAAGGGACCGGAGCTGTCCTACTTCGATAGCCGGGAGATTGGTGCGATGTGCTCTGGAGATGGCAAGCGGCGGCTGCCGCAGCAACACGGGAATGGAGCCGTCACCGTTGCGCAGCCACGTCAAGCGGCGAAGAATGCCGATGAGGTGGCGCAGAAGAAGACGCGTGCCTGAAAGCATCAGGACGACGCTTCATATTGGGCGTCCCGCGCCGAGCGGACGAAGCGCCAGGCCGCGCGACATCAGGACCAAGCGACCCGCGACCACTTCATGAAGATCGCGGCCGGATATGAGGCCCTTGCGCGCTCGGCTCGCAGCATCGGACGGGATCCAGATTAGGCAGGCGACGGACGAAGAGCTCAGGCGGATCGAGGCAAGCTTGACCTAGCTCAACGTTGGCAGCGCTGCCATGCGCAACAATAGATGATCATTTCGGCCCGGTGGAGCAGACACATGTATTTGGCCAATGTCATGGTTTACGTTAACCCTCAGCAGCAGGACGAGGGACAGGTTCGCGTCGCTGAAGGCATTGCGGACAAGTTTCATGCATCGTTGATCGGCGTTTCAGCCTCCGCCATTGATCCGCCCTTTGTCGCCGAGGGGGTGATCATCGAGCAGACCACCGAAGATGATATCAAGCGGATGCGGGCTGATCTCGCGGCCAAGGGCGAGTGGTTCAGGAAGATCACCGGGCGGGAGCGTCACAAGGTGGAATGGCGGTGGGCGCTGGAATCCCCGACCGCGTTCCTTGCTGAGCAGGCCAGAGCGGCAGATCTGGTTGTCTTCAAGCGCCGGAAAGTCCAGTCCGACAACTTCCACTACCTCGATTCGGCCGAAGCCATCCTGCGGATGGGGCGTCCCACGCTATCGGTGCCGGAAGGTGTGACCGGCTTGTCGGCCGACCACATTGTGGTCGGCTGGAAGGATACCCGCGAGGCCCGTCTGGCGATCCGGGACGCATTGCCCTTCCTGAGCCGAGCTATCAAGGTGACTGTCGCCGAAATCTGCACGTCCGACGAGCAGGACGCAGCGACCCGCCGTTTGCGCGATGTGGCGAGCTATCTCGAACGGCACAGCGTCAATTGCCAGTTCGACGTTCGCGTTCACACGGCCGAGCCGGATGCAGAGTATCTTGTCAGATTGGCAAGGAACGAAGGCGCCGACCTCATCGTCACCGGAGGATATGGACATAGCCGGCTCGGTGAATGGATGTTCGGTGGCATGACGCGCGGCTTGCTGCAGCACGCACCAATCTGCCTGCTGATGTCGCATTAGACCAGCCGTCCCAGGACGCGGTGACTGTGGCCTCCGAGAATGTCGGTCTTGCGGGCGCCATTGCCGTTTGGTGCGGTTGCCGACCGGCGCGCCAACGCAACCCGGCCGTCTGAGGTCCGACAAGTCGAAAATAGCGGTGAGATGCCCATGGCGCTGATTGGTGATCTGCACCGCGTCAATTGATCACGATCAAGGGCTGTGAGCCGGGGTGCGTTCAAAATGGAGCTGCACCAAAGGAGGCAGATTGCCATGACACGCAACGTCGGACTCATTGATCAGTACGCCCGGATCATCGTCGGCTTGGCCCTGATCGCATATACCCTGAAGGACGGCTCGCTTGGATCGGGTTGGCTGGTCGCCGGGACCCTCGGATTTGTTCTGATTGCGACTGCATTCTTCTCGTACTGTCCGCTCTACACGTTGCTGGGAGTCAACACTCGGCAGAAGTCCAGCTCGGTCTAGAGATCTGGTAACGGTAATGAATGAAAGCCTTACTCTTGCCGAGCTGCGAACGCGGCTCGATCGTCTCGGCAACGGCGCTGTTTTGAGAATCTCCGATCGCGATTATGAGCGGTTATTTGGGATCAACGAAGTCGCTGCCGCCAAGGCCGCACAATTTGCCAGGAAGCATCATTGTGTGAGCGTTCCGGGAGAGGGTTCGGTGTACTTCCGAAAATCGAACTCCGGCGCGTATGGTTCAGTCGAGTTGGTGCAAGACGTGCCCCCGATGTCCCGCTGAGCCCGAAATCCGTTCAACGAACCTTCAGTCGAGAGTGATGATAGTCAGAAGCAGCTGGAAGATCTGCCAGCCGGCGGCGACCAGCAGTGCTCCAACGATCAGCAGACGGCCGTACCATGAGACGGTCGGGCCGTTTCGACGCTGGCGGCGTCGGACCAGCTGGTTGAATGTTGGCGCCGGTGTAGAGGTTGTAGCGGCCCGAGCATTGCTATCGCTCGTGTCGTCAAGTCTCTGTGCGTTCCGTTGCCGTGATCGATCCATTTGTGGCCAAAGCCATTTATCGTACCAGTGCAAGGATCGCATTCGGGGGGAGAATGGCCTTGATGCGGATCAACTCTGATCCGCGCTCCCGCTAATGGGTAGTGTCTGTAGGTCATCCATTCAGTGCGGTATCGCTGGCAGGATATTGTCGTCCCAGCGCAGCGCGATTTGATTCATGTGTGGCGGCTGGAAGCGCAAGGCGCTTTCCCATCTCCGCCATGACGAGGTAGCCAAGCGTTATCAGCGTGATCGCGCCCAGCAGCACGGGCGGCAGGCTCGCGAAACCGAACAAGGAACCGGCCGGTCCCAGCGCGAGGAAAATGCCTGAAGCAAGCGCGCCGAGCGAACCCAATGCCAGAATGCGATGCGGGCGGCTGGCGCGCCATAGCGACCGCCGCGAGCGGATCAGAAAGATCACGAGGATCTGGGTAGCGATCGATTCCAGGAACCAGCCGGTTTGGAACGCGGCCGCATCGGTATGGAAAACTTTCAGGAGAATGGTGAAAGTCGCGACGTCGAATAGCGATGAAATCGAGCCCATGACGAACGTGAACCGCAGGATATCCGCCATATTCCATGATTGGGGTCTCTCGGCATCCTCCTCGTCGATTTCATCGAACGGAATGCCGATCTCGGAGAGATCGTAGAGCAAATTGTTCAGGAGGATCTGCAGCGGCAACAGCGGCAGGAACGGCAGGGCAATGGATGCCAGCGCCATCGATAGCATGTTGCCGAAATTCGAGCTGGTGCCCATGCGGACATATTTCAGGATGTTTGCGAACGTTCGCCGCCCCTCGATCACGCCAGGGCCCAGCACCGAGAGGTCCGGGGCCAGCAGGATCATGTCCGCGGCGGCGCGTGCCACCTCGGTCGCGCCGGCGACGGAAATTCCGACATGGGCGGCGTGAATCGCCGGAGCGTCGTTCACGCCGTCGCCCATGAAGCCGACGACGTGACCGCGTTGACGCAAGGCCCGGATGATCCGCCTCTTCTGCTCGGGATCGATCCTGGCGAACAGGTCGACATCCTCGATCTGCGCGGCGAGCGCCTGATCGCTCAGATTGGCGATCTCGCCGCCGGTCAGGATACGACCGGAGGGAAGACCGACGGCATCCGCGACATGCGCGACCACTGCAGCGTGGTCTCCGGAGAGCACCTTGATGCCGACGCCACGTGCCCTCAGGTCTCGGACCGAGTCGGCCGCATCGCGCTTGGGAGGGTCCGCGAACGCGCAGAAACCGACCACCGTCAGGACAGCTTCGTCCGCGGTCGTAACATTGGCCCGATCCGGCGCCATGGTTCGGATGGCGACGCCGAGCAGCCGAAAGCCCTGCCGGGCATGGTCATCCTGCAGGCGAACGAGCGCGGCACGGTGGCTGTCATCCAGCGGCCGGGCCAAGCCATCGACCTCGACTGCAACCGCGCGGTCCATGATCGCTTCCGGCGCGCCCTTGACGATCAGGAACCGGTCGTTGTCCCGCGTCGCAAGGACCGAGAGGCAGCGCCGCTCGAAGTCAAACGGAATCTCGGCGAGCCGGGTCCAGGCGCTGCTGCCCGGCGGGCTGTCTGCGGCAAGCAGCGCCTCATCCAGCGGGCTATGAATGCCGGTCTGGAAGGCGCTGTTCAATCGAGCCAGCTCGAGCACCCGATCGCTGGGGCGTCCCGCAGGATCGAAATGTGCTGCGAGTGTGATCCTGGCTTCTGTCAGCGTGCCGGTCTTGTCGACGCATAACGTGTCCATCGCACCGAGATCGTGGATAGCAGACAGCCTCTTGACGATCACCTGCCGCTTCGCCATCCGCTGCGCTCCGCGCGCCAATGTCACCGTCATCACCATCGGCAAGAGCTCGGGCGTGAGACCGACGGCGAGCGCGACGGCAAACAGGAATGATTCCATTGCCGGCCGATGTGCCACGAGGTGGGCGAGCAACACGAACAGCGTCAAAAAAAGCGTCAGCTTGAGGATGAGCAAGCCAAGCTTCTGTACACCTTGCTCAAGGGCGCTTGGGGGATCGTTCGCCAGTAGCTCGGCGCTGATCATGCCGAAGCGCGTACGGCGGCCAGTCTCGACGACGAGCATGACCCCGTTGCCGCCAACGACGCTAGTGCCGGCGAACAGCGCATTGCTCGCTTCCGCAGGCTGACTGGTCACGCATGGCTCCGTCGTCTTCGCGGCAGGAAACGGCTCGCCGGTCATCAGGGCCTCGTTCAGCTGGAAATTGCGGGCCATGAGCGCGACCCCGTCGGCCGGCACGAGGTCGCCGGTCCGCAGCTCCACGACGTCTCCGGGCACGAGTTCGCTCACCGGCAACGCGACGATTGCGCCATCGCGAATGACATCGGCCTGGATGGCAACCGAGCGTCGCAACGCATCGGCGGCGACCTCCGCGCGGTGCTCCTGCACGATATCCAGCGTCAGTGACAGGCCCACCACGAGCGTGATGATCACAAAGCTCGCGAGGTCGCCGCTGAAGCCCGACACGGCCGCCGCCACGATCAGGATGGCAATCAACGGGTTGACCAGACGATGTACGATCTTCTGCAGGATCGATCGCGTGCCCGATGGCTCTGCGAGGTTTGGGCCGATCCGGGCGAGCCGCTTTTCGGCCTCCTGTTGGCGCAGACCGCACCGCTGGGTGTCGAGCCTGCACAACAGCGCATCGGCCGGCTCCCGCCAGAACGCTTCAACGGCAGGCCCATACGCGGGCGGCTTGAGCGGCATGAGAATCTCGCGCTGCTGGAAAGAATTGGCAGCAAATCATATTGCAGCCTCGTAGGTGCGAGGTTGATGCGGCTCAAGCGACTCGGGGCGGTGTGCGACCCGTCTCCCTGGTGAGGTAAGTCTCGGGCAACGCGAGGAAATTCTCGCTCCAAGGCAGGCGGGGCCGGGTCGAGCCACAGCCGCTGCTTGCTGGCCAGCGTGTGCGCGGCTAGGATTACTCTTTCAAAGCACGCGAATGGGTAGAAAACGCTGTCCCATGGAGCGATTTATTCACGACGAGAACCTGGCCTTGTTCAGGAAAAAGCTTGCAGATCCACAGCTGACGGACGAGGAACGCAAGGTCGTGCTCAAGCTGTTGGCCGATGAAGAAGCGAGACAGATTGCCTCTCAAGGCACGGCAGACGATCGCAAGCCGGATTGATGCAGATCAAGTCCGATGCCCGGGCAATCTGCTTTGCTTGGATTGCGCAGATCCCCTAACTGCGTAGAGCAGCCCCACTGAAGCTGCCGGCTGGCCTAAGCTGGCGGCTTCTTTGGGCGGGCCGCGATCGGAGACCCGCAGGATGGTGTTCCGGTCCGTGATCGGATCGGACTTGAGTTTCTGAACGCCGCCGCTGCGATCACGCACAGGAAGCAGGATTCGAACCGAGGAGCCGGCTGGCAACGTCGATCGTCACGTTGTGGTCATCGACGGGTCGGGCAAGGAAATTCACCGGGAGGCGATCTATCTCGCCTAGGGACTCGCGCATAGTCTATCGATGCAAGGCAGGCGCCATTGGCGCGATCATCGGCGCCTTTGCATGCTTACAAGGGTTGATCGTCTTCGGTCGAAGGTTCTTGCTCTAACGAGACAAAGTCGCCGCCGCCATAGTCCTCTTCCGCCGGCGGGTAGGCCATTTTCACCAGTTGGTCTTCGACCCGCTTCACGCCCGAGACGTTTTCCGCAGCAACGATCGCTGCTTTGTGCGCATTATCGCTCCGGATGCTGCCGCGTAGGCTGACGATCCCGTCATTTACGCTGACGTTCAGTGCAGCGGGTCGCCAAGGCGCATGCGCAAATGCCGCAATGACCGACGCACGGATCTGATCGTCATTGCCGGAAATGGAAGACCATTCGAGGCGAAGCCTTGCGATTGCCGTCATGAAATCCGTGCGCGTGACCATCCCGACCAGCTTCTTATCGCGCATGACCGGGAATCGCGTGACGCCGTGCGATTCCATGAGCTGGACGACCTGCTCGAGCGATGTGTCCTCCTCGACGGTGATTGGGTCGGGCGACATGATCTGACTGACCTTGCGGCCATGTTGGCGCGCGAAGTCGAGTGCAACCTGGTTCGTGCCCGCGAGCATCGCAAGCCAGCGGCCGCGGCGCTTCTCCGTTCCAACTTCCACGCGCCGGATGAAATCTCCG from Bradyrhizobium elkanii USDA 76 harbors:
- a CDS encoding MBL fold metallo-hydrolase RNA specificity domain-containing protein, whose translation is MKLSFHGADRAVTGSCHLVECLNRRILIDCGLFQGSRDLVEENVAAFGFDAATIDYVLLTHAHLDHCGRIPLLAKRGFRGEVITTAASRELARLVLVDAAHLQEEDAQRRARQWRRRGKEEAPSPLYTVVDALDCFDRFGRTAEYGQPLQLAEGLRATFFDAGHILGSASILIEAAEHGRTRSVLFSGDLGNAGRPLLRLPSPPARADIVVMESTYGDRCHRSLKDSIEELYGAISGTLARGGNVIIPTFALERAQEILYVLHQGIERSRLPPAMQIFLDSPMAISATEIFRRHFECLSPEAACMFREGRDPLQPANLHLVRESADSVAINRIIGGAVIVAGSGMCTGSRIRHHLRHNIWRKESAIVFVGYAASGTIARQIIDGATSVRLFGEDIAVRSAIYTINGFSAHADQQELLAWRRAIEGCEATFLVHGEEPAMQALAAHLEGQRVELPRLGDVFDL
- a CDS encoding carboxymuconolactone decarboxylase family protein, producing the protein MQKDYADVCKHISNNLGQLRKGIPETMRAFSAMAQAATGNGALDARTKELIALALGVAAHCDGCIGFHAEALVKLGVGRKELEETLGLAIYMGGGPSLMYAADALGAYDLFQERAVVAEPAMD
- a CDS encoding CBS domain-containing protein; translated protein: MGAHQIMTNNVITVTPRTSIEDAANIMLRNHISGLPVVDDGKLTGIVSESDFLRRGEIGTGRKRSAILQFLFGLGRAADDFVHERGRKIEDVMTLDPVTVEEQTPLDELVHLMEKSDVKRLPVMRGKDLVGIVTRSNLLQAVASLEHEIPDPTADDDHIRNRILRQIDAVSWRPIGFEVTVRSGVVHMHGIVTSDHAREATIVAAENTAGVKKVHDHLCFVDTYTGFYVESPEDMKAAS
- a CDS encoding CBS domain-containing protein: MSRNVITIDGDASVIDAIKTMLSHHISGLPVIDQDGALIGILSDGDFIRRVEVGTEKRRGRWLAMLAGTNQVALDFARQHGRKVSQIMSPDPITVEEDTSLEQVVQLMESHGVTRFPVMRDKKLVGMVTRTDFMTAIARLRLEWSSISGNDDQIRASVIAAFAHAPWRPAALNVSVNDGIVSLRGSIRSDNAHKAAIVAAENVSGVKRVEDQLVKMAYPPAEEDYGGGDFVSLEQEPSTEDDQPL
- a CDS encoding YgaP family membrane protein, which gives rise to MTRNVGLIDQYARIIVGLALIAYTLKDGSLGSGWLVAGTLGFVLIATAFFSYCPLYTLLGVNTRQKSSSV
- the mgtA gene encoding magnesium-translocating P-type ATPase, producing the protein MPLKPPAYGPAVEAFWREPADALLCRLDTQRCGLRQQEAEKRLARIGPNLAEPSGTRSILQKIVHRLVNPLIAILIVAAAVSGFSGDLASFVIITLVVGLSLTLDIVQEHRAEVAADALRRSVAIQADVIRDGAIVALPVSELVPGDVVELRTGDLVPADGVALMARNFQLNEALMTGEPFPAAKTTEPCVTSQPAEASNALFAGTSVVGGNGVMLVVETGRRTRFGMISAELLANDPPSALEQGVQKLGLLILKLTLFLTLFVLLAHLVAHRPAMESFLFAVALAVGLTPELLPMVMTVTLARGAQRMAKRQVIVKRLSAIHDLGAMDTLCVDKTGTLTEARITLAAHFDPAGRPSDRVLELARLNSAFQTGIHSPLDEALLAADSPPGSSAWTRLAEIPFDFERRCLSVLATRDNDRFLIVKGAPEAIMDRAVAVEVDGLARPLDDSHRAALVRLQDDHARQGFRLLGVAIRTMAPDRANVTTADEAVLTVVGFCAFADPPKRDAADSVRDLRARGVGIKVLSGDHAAVVAHVADAVGLPSGRILTGGEIANLSDQALAAQIEDVDLFARIDPEQKRRIIRALRQRGHVVGFMGDGVNDAPAIHAAHVGISVAGATEVARAAADMILLAPDLSVLGPGVIEGRRTFANILKYVRMGTSSNFGNMLSMALASIALPFLPLLPLQILLNNLLYDLSEIGIPFDEIDEEDAERPQSWNMADILRFTFVMGSISSLFDVATFTILLKVFHTDAAAFQTGWFLESIATQILVIFLIRSRRSLWRASRPHRILALGSLGALASGIFLALGPAGSLFGFASLPPVLLGAITLITLGYLVMAEMGKRLALPAATHESNRAALGRQYPASDTALNG
- a CDS encoding universal stress protein, which codes for MYLANVMVYVNPQQQDEGQVRVAEGIADKFHASLIGVSASAIDPPFVAEGVIIEQTTEDDIKRMRADLAAKGEWFRKITGRERHKVEWRWALESPTAFLAEQARAADLVVFKRRKVQSDNFHYLDSAEAILRMGRPTLSVPEGVTGLSADHIVVGWKDTREARLAIRDALPFLSRAIKVTVAEICTSDEQDAATRRLRDVASYLERHSVNCQFDVRVHTAEPDAEYLVRLARNEGADLIVTGGYGHSRLGEWMFGGMTRGLLQHAPICLLMSH
- a CDS encoding CBS domain-containing protein → MYAHQIMARKVLSTTPDCTILDAANIMLRYHVSGLPVVDDDGALVGIITEGDFLHRSEIGTERKRNWLMTFILGPGKWAEDYVFEHGRKVSETMTRALVTVAEDAPLATVVELMEKNNVKRLPVVRGGKLVGIITRSNLLRTVAILARDVPAPTENDDQIRRRILDEIERNAWCPLGLSVVVRDGIVHLSGVITESRFRKAAIVAAENVPGVREVHDHLCWGDSFSGFYLKSPDDQELEKQAH